The region TTGTATTTAACCATAATCCTCACAGACCCTCATTCCTAGGATTCAGTTAAGTGCAGATAGCTGTGATGCACTGCTTATAATTGTgtgtatttacatatatatatatacacacatatatctCGACACAGTACTGTGAAGCTGAGTCAATGAcccttttttattcctttttttaacacagGAGCTGGGTACGCTGGGATTTGAATGTACCCTTGAAGAGGTTGATCTTGAAGATATCACGAAGGATCAAATCAACACGATAAAAGCTTGCACATCTGAGCATccaggggtaaaaaaaaaaaaaaaaaaaaaattctgtcaaGTTTCAGCATCATGTTTTCATGGAAGAGCTGTGTAACTCACACTTCCACAAAAATCACCAtgtctcatttcttctttaactTGCAGACTAGAAACTGTCCAGTACTGGAAAGATCTACTTTTGATACGGTAAATTGCAAGTTTCCCAAAAGAACCCCTTCTTTTGCTTGTTGTATGTTTAAAGCATGTAATGACAGGTTCCCACCTTTGCTAATAATTCTGACTTTTGCAGACTCAATGCCTGCAGGGCATCTATGAGGATCTGAATGCCtacagggcagagctgaagaaTTTCGGTGATCAAGAGGTGCTGGCAACTATTGATGAAATGATGAAAGTAGGtatttctgtctccttcctttctACTATTCCTGTCTTCAGCCAGAGTTTTTAATCCAGCATGCTCCCTTCTGCAGTCAGTCAAACAGTGACCtttctttcatctgaaaatttaaaaagttgtcTGTTACTGGTTTTCCCAGAAGGGACTCGATTCTTGTGAACTATGTGTCTCACTTCATGTATTTGCCTTGCCGATGTGGTCAACACATCAGGACTCAGATATCTTTCACACTGCTCCGCTCTCGCAAGGAGATGGGGTACAGGATTTGCTGCCAGGTCCTCAGAGAACTCAAAAATAGAGTAAAAGGACACAGGGACATAGCTCTATTTCTCTTCCAAATACTGAACTGTGATACACCTGGTATACTGAATTGGAAGTAGGACGTATGAATTTTGATAAATATTGTTAGCAAGTACAGGGAATAGACATTAAAAGCttgtttgttcgtttgtttAACAaaagctacttaaaaaaaaagttaattgcCTTTGTATTGACACAGCATCTCCCGATAGCCTGGAGATTCTGGCCACGGGCAGATGAGCCCAGTCTGAGGGGTCGCTAGGCAAAGCCGGCCGTAGGCTTACTATTAAAAAAGCATCTTTATCCCTGGGCAGAAAGAGCCTTTGCGTATGAATGGACATTTTTGTCTCAAGGGAAGTACAGCTGCACATCCTAAGTCCGTTAATTAtatcattaaatatttcaaatttttcatttgtgagAATACACTCTTATGTCTAAGCTTTGCCATTTATCACTCATGGTGGCGGGGGCTGAAAAATCCGAAGAGGTTTTTGTTTTAGCCGCTTTCTGGTGATCATTTGTAACGCCCCTACCTCTTCCCAGGCGCTGAAGACCAGCAGCAGGAGCGTGCCGCAGGCACCGGCAGGCGCGGGGCTGACCTCCTTCAAGGAGAGGATGAGGCTCTGCAGCATCCTTCACGCCTTCCGAATCCGCACGGTCACCATCAACAGGATGATGAACTACCTGACCTCTCCGGAGAGCTCGCTGTAAAGCGCCCAGCCCTCCGGCACTTGGGGTATAAATTTCACCTAAGgatgttttggagaaaaaatagTAGGGTCAATATCCTGCAAGGTGGTACGAGGCTTTTTTTTAGGAACCAAGCACATAATATTTCACAGAGTTTCTTATACATCACGTTTTAGCGAGATGTTGTCAGTGTCTTTTAAGCCATCATGTTAAACATCTAGATTTCTAGAAAATAAGCTACATCGTAGTACCAAAATGTTCTCAAACCACCGAACACTCAACTGTAATTTGTCttaactgttttatttattcagctgtaattttcagaaattgaaACATATTTATAATAATCAACTTATTTATGATGATATTccttatttattatatttattgcctaataaaattaaagtttgCATAAAAAAcgtggtttggtttttttttttttaatcttccttcaGATATACCatgaatacttttaaaatactttgaataTTGCTGGCATGTAAACGTGTACCATGGTAACATTCAGCACTGGTATCATATTTGAAAGTTCTGTTACTTACAGCAGATGCATTGCTTGTAGATTTTCTCTCGGACTGAGCACTCAAAGCAACCCACTCGATTTCATCCTCATTTACAGTGATTTTCCAGCCACATAGTTTCCGGGGTAAAATCCTGGCCCCACCGAAATCAATGGCCAAATTGTTTCAGTGAGGCAAGGATTTATGTGCAGCTTTGAAGGCCAGGAGGGATGCCGGGATGATTATCTTCCCAACTCCTGCCAGCAGTATGAGCCAGCCCAGACGAAGGCGTCCATGCCCTCTTCGGCAGATCTGTGCTGGGCCaagcagtgttcaaaaaacaggcagaggtggcacttggggacatggtttagtgggcatgggggtgttgggttgatggttggactgatgatcttagagggcctttccaaccttagtgattcccagtttttactttcattaaaaataatccagccaccaaggcaggacaCATGAacttgctactctccccttaattggtttagtggtggacttggtagtgttgggttaatggttggactggatgatcttaaaggtcttttcccacctaaacgattgtgattctatgactttggCCAtgtcccagccagctcccacgCTGCCTTCACTGCCTCTCATCACCCCATCAGCATCTTGCTCTTCAGCTCTCTCCCCTCACTTGGTTTCTCCAAGCTCTGCCCTCCCAGCTCTTTGGGGACCCTCAAGCAGCCCCCTTCGATGCCGAGGGGCTGGTGGGACCCCCTGCTCTTCCAAACGCCGAGGGGACAGCTGCCGTCCTCAtcctctcccctcttccccaagcatTGGGGTTACCCGCACACCACACCAGCTCTTAAAATGTAACCTTACACATTCTCAGAGCTTTCTAATGGGACCAGAGCCACACTCCCGGCTCCCGCAGACCACCCGCCCATTACACCGAGTTGCAAGGTAAGAGCAACCTCGTGCAACTGTaacattttaattccttctgCTTGCAAGAACCGGACAAAGCCAAACTGAAGACCACAGAAATacaatgtactttttttttttttttttaaaaggatcgTGATTTTGATTTAAAGAACCTGAGGGTTGAACACCTTACCATCTCTTGTGACCATCTGCTACGCTATCCAGTTACCCTCGTTATTACAAATAAGCATCTTATTTCTTTCCAGCTTAGATTTACTGACGTCTGCTTCTGACCTGAGGGTCCTATTAGAGATTTGTCTGCATCGGGTATCTTAAAGGTCCCCCGATGGCAATTTGCCCTTGCTTGTCCCAGAGAGAAGAGCCAAGGGCAGCTCTGCTTGGTGATGGAGAGCCCCCCACGagcctccctgcctcccacacctttttttttttttcctgccccaTTGGCAGAAGAGCCCGCGAGGTGCTGGCCACCAACACAACCCTTCTCCTCGACCACCCCCTGGGACGTACGTAGCAGTGGAACATCAAGGGTTGGAATGATGGCCCACAACATACAACCACCTTGCAACATTTCATCCAAcagccaaaattaaaaaaaaaaaaaaaaaaaatccgaaaTCACACGTAAATAGTgtaaaagtttcctttttaatcctgattttttaaaagtatgctttttctttcataaaccTACACAGAGGAAGGTGATCAAAAGAACCCCGtgtctttaaaaacaagaaaatctcCCATATTGGGCCGCTGCTCTCTTCTGCACATAAGGCTATTTCCGTATCTTTCAAAATTCTGCAGTATGTGCGTTGCTGACAGAGTAACAGCCTTTGCAGAGATTTTGGCCTCTCCCATTTTTTGTTTAAGCACCTAATTctattcaaattaaaattaatcaagtaaaaaaaaaagtagaaatagttcataatacaaaaaaaattatacaacaTCTCTCATAAAAATTGATGCAGACTATAcagaaaagagtgaaaaagtTCCCAGAGAAAATTCAAAGCTGCCTGGAGTTAATAGTGGTGCTCCCATGACACCAGTCTTCGGGTTTTTAGAAAACAGAACCACAGCTTAACAAGgactgaatgtacacaagtaTATACAGTAATTATGTATAGAAATTGTGATTATGCAGAGGAATTTATCTGCAAGTTTAGGATGATTCTTCCCTGATCTTGGGCATctgtgagaaataaaacataccTCATGATTTTGGCAGTTCAatagtggtttgttttttttttttaaggggacAAAAGTTTCTGCATaacttttctccctctctttccctgaTGTAAATAAAAACGTTTCCAGATAAGGATCATATACCTGAACAAGGTAAACTGGTTTCTTCCAGCGTTCATGTCTTTTAGGACTGGCTCAAATGAGACAAAGCTGGGTGGCAGTGCTGGGTTTCCCCGTCCGCGAAGCTCGGCACTCCCGGCCGCGATGCCGGGATCCACCGCGTGAGTAATTGATCCTGAACGTCTTACGTGTGCTTATATCCGCGCAAAATTTCATTCACATTTCTGGAGAAGAT is a window of Pelecanus crispus isolate bPelCri1 chromosome 9, bPelCri1.pri, whole genome shotgun sequence DNA encoding:
- the IL12A gene encoding interleukin-12 subunit alpha, with amino-acid sequence MRRSGGTGTGSGTGSGGRAAPPGGAPRRCGQRAGPWALLPALCLALALPPPARALPPPPPRHRPAEGLSRARELLAAANASLLRLQELGTLGFECTLEEVDLEDITKDQINTIKACTSEHPGTRNCPVLERSTFDTTQCLQGIYEDLNAYRAELKNFGDQEVLATIDEMMKALKTSSRSVPQAPAGAGLTSFKERMRLCSILHAFRIRTVTINRMMNYLTSPESSL